The Zalophus californianus isolate mZalCal1 chromosome 6, mZalCal1.pri.v2, whole genome shotgun sequence DNA window GCTTTTTTACACAAATGATAGGATACCATAAACGCTTTTCTGgaccttcctttaaaaattaacaacatgGATTGCACATTGATTCTTAGCACATATAAAGTTGCTCAGTTCTTTGTAATGCTGCATGGTATTCAATAGAGTGGATataaccataatttatttaactaatacTTCATGTGGACATTTAAGCTCTTTCCAACTTGTAACTGTTATAAACAGTGCTGTGGTAAATTGCCTAGGACAATCTTTGTATGtatatcagtaaaaaaaaaaaaaaattcccggaagtggaattgctggaacaggaatttatgcatttttatttttatttttttaaaagattttattatttgagagagagagtgcaagcacaagcagggggagtggcaggtagagggagaagcaggctcctgctgagcaaggagtccgatgcgggcttgatcccaggacactgggatcaggacctgagctgaaggcagatgtttaaccgactgagctacccaggcgcccctgcatttttatttttattttaaaaaagattttatttatttattagagaacacAAGTGatgaggaggggcaaagggagaagcaaactccccactgagcagggagcccaactctgggctcaatctcaggacgctgagattatgacccaagccaaagacagacgcttaaccgactgagccacccaggcaccccaaatttatgcatttttaaataacctGTTACTGTAAAACTGATGAAAGTAAACATGTTGGCTATGACCGGGTATGCTTTATGCCGTTTTTCTAGAACTAGGTATACTTAATTCAGAAGTAAGGTTGTTTTAAAATGGCATATTCATTGCCTTATTTGGTTTTCATAATCAATAGTTGCATTCTCTTTTTCAATCTATCTATCCAGatgctttgaaatgaaaaaaatattttttttgctgCACCTATAATGATAAACTCTCCCCCTGTTGACCCCAGAGATCTATgatgagaaaataagaaatgaattgAGAGCATTTTAAAAGCTTTGTGCAAGAaagtcaatatttattttaaagggagtaatattaccttatttttcttatctgttgCCTCCTTTCTTTCAAATATACTCAGGACTTGTTGCTAGAATTCAAAGCTAGTAGGATACCATGAGGAGGTAacatagaattatttttctgtacATGCTCAGGACAGTGGTTTCATTCATAGGTgaaaagttttagttttatttgaattatatGTATTTGAATGACGATTGTTTTTTTAGTTAGTTTACTGAAGAATGgccttttttaattaattttttttttatgtgtttagaTGTTGAAGCAATGTCACATTGCCGTAAAAAGTTTTAAACACTTACTCTCAGTCACTGTGCTTATCCACCATCCCAGACTGGTAACTGTTCAGAGACTGGCACCAATCTGTGGACCACATTTTATGTAGCACTGGCTTAGAATTTAGCAGAAAAGTGAGGACAAGGAAGATAGGAGAAAGTCAGTGACTGcttagaaggaaaataatcaaCATTGAGCAATGTAGAGTCTATGCTAATTACCTTTAGATATATTGTGATTCTCTTAGAGAGATCAGACACCTGGCTAATGGTctaagggttggcaaacttttctcTAAAAagtcaaatagtaaatattatagGCTTTGCAGGTGAACTAGTTAACTTCGTCCCTGTAGTGTGAACACAGCTGGAGGTAGTAAGTAAACAAGAGCGTGGCTGTGTGCCAGtaacactttatttataaaaactggCAGTGGGCCATAGTTGCCAGCTCCTGGTCTAAGATATGATGAATACCTCACAGCAGATCCTGAGTATCTCAGGATGTAGAGTATTAGGAATAAGTTTTTCCTGCTGTTCCTTGTTTTATTGAGTTGTCCCCTCATTCTCTGGTGTCCAGCTAACTCCTCTGTGCTATGTGGCGAGAACAGCACAAGGCCTAAGTCATAATGGGACCACGGAAAATGTTTGTAGATCATGCTGTACAGACATCTGCTCTCTTTTACAGTAGATGGGCTGATGAAtctaatccatttttttttcattctgaaattGATCCATCACCTCATAGGAAACCCAGAGGTTCTGTGAACAAGTGCGTGCTGCCATCACGGCAATCATTGCAGTATACTATTCACTTCCCAAGGATCAGGGTAAGCCACTGTGTACACAGAAATGTTTGGTTTATAGGGTAGATCTTTGCTAATTTAACAGCTTATCTCTTGAGACTTTTCCCCTTGTCCTCAATTTGAGCATGTAGTTTAACTTTCTCTCATAAAACCCTCTCACGGATAATTTTATAACATTCATAAATAAGCCTTTATGCTAAGGTACAGATGCTGTGTTACCATCTTCCCTGCTTTGCCTGACTCTAAGGCTTTTAATTCTCACTGGTTCCTCCCTCTCTAACCCATTCTAACCACTACAGATGCTGGATCTATAGGGGCTTCCCCAGTCTCCTCCACCCATATTACATCACACCCTGTTTCTGAACTCCCTTACGGTTAAGTGAGCTCCAGCTCTGCCCGTAGATTAATGCTTTGATTATAATTGtgccaaaattataaatgaatactTGTCTCATGGATCTTCAGGGTTAGTCACCGATGGTTTAAACTTCAAGTGTTTCATCCACCATTGTCAAGGGACCATTGACCTTAATTAATGGATACATGCTGTCCTGGAAGGATTTTGTTCCAGATCTCTCTTGGAGAACACTCAGGAATGATGGGAGGAGCAAGAAAATGATGTGGGGAAATACATAAGACCTGAGTTTTGTGTTGGCACTGCAATTAAAGCATGTGGGTGTGCATTACCTCAAGTTCTGAAGGGTTTAAATGCTCAAGAAAGCAGATGGTGACTTCTGGAAAGAAGACCAGGCTACTTAGTCTTTGGGTTTCTTCAGGAATCACCCTGAGAAAGCTGGTACGGAACGCTACTCTGGACATCGTAGATGGAATGGCTCAACTTGTGGATGTGCTTTTCATTACTCCAGCTCACAGGTAGTAATGCCACAGTTGGGGTTATCAGTTAATGGGGTTTCTTGCttcagggaggggaaaaaaactcatTTTCACAGCAAAGTTACTAACAGCTGAGAATGATGACTAGCAGGAATGAGCTTTTTAGGAGAGAGGAACCTTGGTTATTGATATACCCTTCTTGATTCCTTTCTCCAGCCCAGAGAACAGTGACCTTATTTCCTATAACAGTGTCTGGACTGCATGCCAGCAGGTGCCTCGGATACCAAGAGGTGGGTGAGAGTGGGAAACAGGCCACTGACTCTGCTGGCCAAAGCAGACAGTTCTCTCCTATCTAGTTTCTAGTTTTGTAGCATGGATGTATTTTAACTTATAGTTTAGTAGAACACATATAGTTTATCACCAACATCAAAAGAgaagtattaatattttttctcagtgTTCTTAGTTCTCATACTTTTTTTAGCCCTCTTTCTGGGGCCCTATCTTGTTGAACAAACGTGGTTTGTTCTCCTGGTCCTGCCCAGGACACACTGAAGCACTTCTGAGGTGGTGCCAGCTAGGTCAAAAGCAGTGTTCGTCCAAGAGGACGTTGATGAGAAATATCgtctgaccatttttttttttttaagattttatttatttgagagagtaagagagggagagcatgtggtggggtggcaaagggagagagaggaacagactTCCAGCTGGGCAGGgtgctcaacatggggctcgatcctaggaccctgggatcatgacctgagcccaagggagatgcttaaccgactgaaccacccaggcgcccctcgtgtggatgttttatttctttttgtggtgaaTGATGAAAAGCTTTTTAACTCCTATCTGGGTACCTAGAGGATGGGTATTagaaaaattttacattaaagcACTGCTCTTGTTGACTATCCTGGGCACTCTCCTCAAATGGGAACACAATTTGTTGTCATTTGCAGACTTGACAGAATTGtaggtttcttcttttattctggtGCTTTCTGATTTTCCCTCATAGATAACAAAGCTGCGGCTCTTTCAATGCTGACGAAGAGTGTGGATTTTGTGAAGGATGCACATGAGGAAATGGAGCAGGTGAGGGTAGATGAGAATATAAAGAAAGGAGACggcctgggacgcctgggtggctcagtcgctatgcctctgccttctgctcaggttgtgatcccagggtcctgggatcgagccccgcatcgggctccctgctcctcgggaagcctgcttctccctctcccactccccctccccctgcttgtgttccctctctcgctatgtctctctctgtcaaataaataaaaccttcaaaaaaaaaaaaaaaggagatggcCTAAGCATTGACTCAATTAAGTCCCATCCTCACTGGATTTCGACTCCCATCTCCTACCCTATGCCAGTGTGTGCTTTAGTGCCATTCCCCTCTGTCCATTGCTGGGCTAGGAGAGTGAGAACGGGGTTTATGAAGTGATTCAAGTCTGTGGCCATTGATGAAATACCTGGCTGATGTTTTGGGATAACTCAGACATGATGCTGAAAGTATaacagtctctctcttttttttttttggcatgtctTAGGCCGTAGAAGAATGTGACCCATACTGTGGCCTCTTAAATGACACTGAGGATAACTCTGATAACCATGGTAATGAAGAGGATGATGGGTTGGGGTGTCCAAACAATCGGGACTTATATTGGTCAGAGGAAGATCAAGAGCTCATAATCCCATGCCTTGCACTCGTGAGAGCGTCCAAAGCCTGCCTGAAGAAAATCCGGATCTCAGTGGCAGAGAATGGGAAGAAAGATCAGGTGGCCCAGCTGGACGACATTGTGGATATTTCTGATGAGATTAGCCCTAGGTAAGCAGCATCCCCGCTTGAAACGTGAGCAGCAGCGTATGATCTCAGCTTGTGCTGTCACCCCAggcttttcccccagttttttattttgaaaatattcaacCTATAGGAAAGTTGAAAAAGTGTTCTAGTAAACACCCATATATCTTTCATCTAGATTCACCTGTTGTTCACACATTGTTTTCAATATTGGTTTATTTCTCTATGGATAGATGTGCCATTTTTctcctgaaccatttgagagtaagttgcagacatcaaTGACATttcacccctaaatacttcagcactTATCTCCTAAGAACAGACATTCTTATTATTACATccaagaaatttaacattgaatagaataataattaatattcagatttccccattTGTCTCTAAAatgtatagcttttttttttttttaaatccagggtTCTGTCACAGTGtcacatttttggttgtcatctTTGCAGTCTGGTTTGGTTGTAGTCTCTTGCAACTCTAATAGTCCCTGtcctttttagtattttttgacattgactttttaaagaatCTAGGTCAGTTGTCTTGCAGAATATCCAAAAAGTCTGAATTCATGTGATTGTCTTTTTCATGATTATAGATTATattcaagttaaatatttttttggcaAAGATATCACATATTTGAGGGTTTTGTGCTTCTTATTGCATCATATGGGGGAGGCATGTAATGTTAGTTTGTCCCATTATTGGTGGTACTAAATTTCATCATTTGGTTAAAATAGTGCCCACTTGAGTGGCATTCCATGGATGAACTCCACTTGCATCAGTTATTAAATTAATGGTTTCAGagcctcccatttttttttttaaagatttttatttatttatttgacagagcacagataggcagagtggcaggcagcgggagaagcaggctctccgctgagcagggagcctgacgcggggctccatctcaggaccctgggatcatgacctgagccgaaggcagacgctcaacaactgagccacccaggcgtccctggatcctcccatttttaaaaaatattttagagcagTGAGCAGgggagcatgggggtggggcagagagagaaggagaagggaagcacactccccactgagcacggagcccaggggggtggggctcaatctccagACTTGGACTCagaaatcgtgacctgagccaaaaccaagagtcagactcctaatccactgagccacccaggcgcccccagatccTCCCATTTTTAACTGAATCATGTCCTATCGTATGGGCCAAGGGAGTTTCTCCCCCCCAGCTTCCTAGTGAAATGGGGTATGTATGTGTTTAGTAAGTATCAGTTGAATTGATTCTGGTTACCCAATTTAAGGAATTGAGAGGCATTTATGGGACAGTTAGGTTCTCACTAGTCACATCCTTAACTGTACTGGAAACCACCCAGTTGAGCTTTGTTCCATTTTTATTAatggttatttttgctttttgccctTAGTGTGGATGATTTGGCTCTGAGCATATATCCACCTATGTGCCACTTGACTGTGCGAATCAATGTAAGTACCAGCTTTGAGGGAATACCTACTGACCTAACTGGTAGGATTTCACTAACCACTAGTATTTCCTTTAAGCTATAgggaatatatttatttgttatacTTGGATGCAAGTACAACAATAATGTCACAATTCTTACATGTATTtctgcttgataaatatttactgaagccCTGAGTTTTGGTAGTACTTTCTTCCGTAACCACTTGGGTAATCACTTAGAAGAACGCAAAGACCTTAGAAAATGCGACTTTGAAAAGAAAGTCTGAATTACCACAATACTTTAGGATCCTATTAAGTCATTAAGTTTCTGAATTCTGGTGTAGGCAAAAATACATGTCCAGAAACATACTCCGTTCTAATATAAACACATTGGGTGATTTAACTACAGAGGGTCAATCTCTTTATAAAAATctggttttattgtattttttcaagTCCTGGGTACTGCGCTAGAGAGAattctcttgtcttctttttAGAGATTCAGATTATCTCTACAGTTATTGGAAAGAGAGGTAAAACTGCCAAATGGCTTATATCTTACATTCAGAATTATCAATCctagaaatatttgataaattggGTGGTGGAAATTAAATTCATCAAATGTTTCTTCACAGTATGTGAACACCTTAGAGTAGAATAGGATCCTTTTGGGtgttaactttttctttccaCATTCACGTTTTAAAAATTGACTTCCTAAGAAATAAACATCTTTAGCAATATGCCTTGTTATTTaccccaaataaaaattttaaaatgtgtaccaTATATTGTTGGCATACGTATGTCCTCATGTTATCTTGTTATTGGTGTGCTTAAAATTCTGtacatagtttttttttgtttttgtttttttttaaggaacactAGCTGTTTCTGCTTATATTTGGAGCTATCCGCAGTTGGGGTAAATTCAGGTTATAGTCTACcttctagttttttaaatttaaaagtattaaaaaatttttaaaaacttataggAATGTTATAGCAACAATATTAATAGGATTTTGTAAATAGAGAAGAATCCTATAATCCTACCACCCTAATCTAATCAGAACTTTTGTTTTTGCAGTTtccttcaaggttttttttttttttaatagtttattacTTGAATCTTTTAATATATCTTAGCTCTCCTTCCCTTTTTATGTGGGGCTCAGGGTCAGtaacttctttgtttcttttctagtCTGCGAAACTTGTATCTGTCTTAAAGAAGGCACTTGAAATTACTAAGTGAGTATGAGGACTTCTCATCAAATAGCTTTTTTGAGAATAAACCCATCCAATCATTCTCAATTCCCAAAGCCCCATTTCAAGAAGTGGAAGAAGGTGGGTGTGgtgttttctttctacttcagTTGTGGAGCAGCTAAGTTTCTACAAAGAAATCTGCCTTGTCTTACTAGTTTCCTCTGTGCTCCCTGTTGAGAGTAGATTTTCCCTTGACAG harbors:
- the CCNDBP1 gene encoding cyclin-D1-binding protein 1 isoform X1, translated to MASAAASTAAVPTLAPPLEQIHQLAVELRLLLPGVRVGEARETTKEFNPETFWRRLNAAAVNVSREATTLTEVFSRVPLPSPQETQRFCEQVRAAITAIIAVYYSLPKDQGITLRKLVRNATLDIVDGMAQLVDVLFITPAHSPENSDLISYNSVWTACQQVPRIPRDNKAAALSMLTKSVDFVKDAHEEMEQAVEECDPYCGLLNDTEDNSDNHGNEEDDGLGCPNNRDLYWSEEDQELIIPCLALVRASKACLKKIRISVAENGKKDQVAQLDDIVDISDEISPSVDDLALSIYPPMCHLTVRINSAKLVSVLKKALEITKASHVTPQPEDSWIPLLINAIDHCMNRIKELTQNELELMFADSQLADDSLKI
- the CCNDBP1 gene encoding cyclin-D1-binding protein 1 isoform X2, which encodes MASAAASTAAVPTLAPPLEQIHQLAVELRLLLPGVRVGEARETTKEFNPETFWRRLNAAAVNVSREATTLTEVFSRVPLPSPQETQRFCEQVRAAITAIIAVYYSLPKDQGITLRKLVRNATLDIVDGMAQLVDVLFITPAHSPENSDLISYNSVWTACQQVPRIPRDNKAAALSMLTKSVDFVKDAHEEMEQAVEECDPYCGLLNDTEDNSDNHGNEEDDGLGCPNNRDLYWSEEDQELIIPCLALVRASKACLKKIRISVAENGKKDQVAQLDDIVDISDEISPSVDDLALSIYPPMCHLTVRINSAKLVSVLKKALEITKASHVTPQPEDSWIPLLINAIDHCMNRIKELTQNELEFGPSSCYQHQTLIMC
- the CCNDBP1 gene encoding cyclin-D1-binding protein 1 isoform X3: MASAAASTAAVPTLAPPLEQIHQLAVELRLLLPGVRVGEARETTKEFNPETFWRRLNAAAVNVSREATTLTEVFSRVPLPSPQETQRFCEQVRAAITAIIAVYYSLPKDQGITLRKLVRNATLDIVDGMAQLVDVLFITPAHSPENSDLISYNSVWTACQQVPRIPRDNKAAALSMLTKSVDFVKDAHEEMEQAVEECDPYCGLLNDTEDNSDNHGNEEDDGLGCPNNRDLYWSEEDQELIIPCLALVRASKACLKKIRISVAENGKKDQVAQLDDIVDISDEISPSVDDLALSIYPPMCHLTVRINSAKLVSVLKKALEITKASHVTPQPEDSWIPLLINAIDHCMNRIKELTQNELELFRW
- the CCNDBP1 gene encoding cyclin-D1-binding protein 1 isoform X4, with translation MASAAASTAAVPTLAPPLEQIHQLAVELRLLLPGVRVGEARETTKEFNPETFWRRLNAAAVNVSREATTLTEVFSRVPLPSPQETQRFCEQVRAAITAIIAVYYSLPKDQGITLRKLVRNATLDIVDGMAQLVDVLFITPAHSPENSDLISYNSVWTACQQVPRIPRDNKAAALSMLTKSVDFVKDAHEEMEQAVEECDPYCGLLNDTEDNSDNHGNEEDDGLGCPNNRDLYWSEEDQELIIPCLALVRASKACLKKIRISVAENGKKDQVAQLDDIVDISDEISPSVDDLALSIYPPMCHLTVRINSAKLVSVLKKALEITKASHVTPQPEDSWIPLLINAIDHCMNRIKELTQNELEL